In Hydractinia symbiolongicarpus strain clone_291-10 chromosome 13, HSymV2.1, whole genome shotgun sequence, a single genomic region encodes these proteins:
- the LOC130623349 gene encoding RUS family member 1-like isoform X1, with protein sequence MDMEIIAQECYGSEQNVCVVNNEGILVARKVLSNTTRSSIATSVKKFFVSAFLPQGYPDSVSKDYLQYQLWDTLQAFCSSITGTLATQAVLKGYGVGDKTATAAAATITWMVKDGTGMIGRIIFAWLKGTQLDCDAKRWRLYADILNDIAILLDLIAPVFKTYFLFIACLSSISRSIVGVAGGATRAALTLHQARRDNMADVSAKDGSQETLVNLMALVAGFIITPLVADNQMLVWILFSIFTSLHLLSNYKAVSTVVMETINLPRFYILLNNYLRNNDILSPDEVAKLDPVLSRPGYTSSINIGVPLTYAVKSHDDFAYAMSPNLFKTTYIIGYNKTTRTVNIVLHKGISDQDIRKSCFHALLLDTLMHNHKQTEKFTTEIQSRIFGINMHTNVWNIINDTKKFVDDIYLSFEKGLEAKGWDLSRCHLGLDEWRIEWNKKTL encoded by the exons ATGGACATGGAGATAATTGCACAAGAATGCTACGGTTCTGAACAAAATGTATGCGTTGTAAACAATGAAGGGATACTTGTTGCCAGAAAGGTATTATCTAACACAACAAGGTCTTCAATCGCTACATCTGTAAAGAAATTTTTCGTG AGTGCTTTTCTACCACAAGGATACCCTGATAGTGTGAGCAAGGATTATTTACAATATCAGCTTTGGGACACTTTACAG GCATTTTGCTCTTCTATCACCGGTACTCTAGCGACACAAGCTGTATTGAAGGGATATGGAGTGGGTGATAAAACAGCTACCGCAGCCGCGGCTACTATTACATGGATGGTAAAAGATGGCACAGGCATGATTGGAAGGATTATTTTTGCTTGGTTAAAAGG AACACAACTTGACTGTGATGCAAAACGCTGGCG TCTTTATGCAGACATTCTCAATGACATTGCTATTCTGCTCGATTTGATAGCACCCGTTTTTAAAACATACTTTTTGTTTATTGCTTGTCTGTCAAGCATCTCAAGG TCCATTGTAGGTGTTGCAGGTGGTGCTACAAGAGCAGCTTTAACGTTGCATCAAGCAAGACGTGACAATATGGCTGATGTGTCTGCCAAGGATGGAAGTCAG GAAACACTTGTTAATCTCATGGCGCTTGTTGCAGGTTTCATAATCACACCTCTAGTTGCAGATAATCAAAT GTTGGTTTGGATTTTGTTCTCTATCTTTACATCTCTTCACCTGCTGTCCAATTATAAAGCAGTTTCTACTGTTGTCATGGAAACAATAAATTTGCCCAGATTTTATATACTTCTTAACAATTACTTGAGAAACAATGACATCCTATCACCAGACGAAGTTGCAAAGTTGGACCCTGTACTTAGCC GTCCGGGTTATACTAGCAGTATAAATATCGGTGTTCCTTTAACATATGCAGTTAAAAG CCATGATGATTTTGCATATGCCATGTCGCCCAATTTATTCAAAACAACATACATTATAGgatacaacaaaacaacaa GAACTGTTAATATCGTGTTGCATAAAGGTATTAGTGATCAAGATATACGAAAAAGTTGTTTTCATGCATTGCTTTTAGACACACTCATGCATAATCATAAACAG ACTGAAAAATTTACGACAGAAATTCAAAGCAGAATTTTCG GTATAAACATGCACACAAATGTATGGAACATAATTAATGATACAAAAAAGTTTGTGGAtgatatttatctaagttttgaGAAAGGTTTAGAAGCAAAAGGTTGGGACCTATCACGATGCCATTTGGGGCTTGATGAATGGAGAATTGAATGGAACAAGAAAACATTGTAA
- the LOC130623350 gene encoding uncharacterized protein LOC130623350, producing MHKIAEVNQEKLSGENTTTTNMTHCELHTEIPDYLTYILVAVGSLIIIVSAISNISLLMFIRHQYRNNGAMFFFRIILVISMLNVAIGQPLELVNILWKTRLLLVDIFSNIFLFFSFSAIYHCITCQTIVRYYKIKGISLLQSRQKKTIFLLCFTVFVTAINSPLIYNICQIIIERKKCQTQSSAIVTVATMVTWIVYCSLIIFILTRKVIIYLKQYEDFRKKNLSKQSTHTMKSAKRLKIMKKIWIAFSIIWLPYGIVNIIKERMSTQTYERFNAISRIIAFTSFIALPAAYYVTDRRYATYIQKQRQKLKALF from the exons ATGCACAAAATTGCGGAGGTAAACCAAGAAAAACTATCTGGAGAAAACACGACAACAACAAACATGACGCACTGTGAGTTGCATACAGAGATACCAGACTATCTCACGTACATTCTGGTGGCTGTTGGCTCTCTCATCATAATTGTATCTGCTATCAGTAACATTAGTTTGCTGATGTTCATACGTCATCAGTATCGCAACAATGGCGCCATGTTCTTCTTCAGAATTATACTGGTTATTTCAATGCTCAATGTGGCGATAG GGCAGCCGTTGGAACTGGTCAATATTTTATGGAAAACAAGACTTTTGCTGGTGGACATCTTCAGCAATATCTTCTTATTTTTCTCCTTCTCAGCAATATACCATTGCATTACGTGTCAAACTATTGTACGATACTACAAAATCAAAGGGATATCTTTACTGCAATCACGTCAGAAAAAAACAATCTTTCTTTTGTGTTTCACAGTATTCGTAACGGCAATCAATTCACCACTCATTTACAATATCTGCCAAATTatcattgaaagaaaaaaatgtcagaCCCAGTCCTCTGCTATAGTAACGGTCGCCACCATGGTTACATGGATAGTATACTGCAGTTTGATAATTTTCATTCTGACAAGGAAAGTGATAATTTATTTGAAACAATACGAAgacttcagaaaaaaaaatttatcaaaacaaaGTACCCACACCATGAAGAGCGCGAAGagattaaaaatcatgaaaaaaatttGGATTGCATTTTCCATTATATGGTTACCCTATGGTATTGTGAATATAATCAAAGAACGTATGAGTACACAAACGTACGAGAGGTTCAACGCAATCTCAAGAATCATAGCATTTACTTCATTTATAGCTTTGCCAGCAGCATATTATGTAACAGACAGACGCTATGCCACATATATTCAGAAGCAACGACAAAAACTAAAAGCATTGTTTTAA
- the LOC130623349 gene encoding RUS family member 1-like isoform X2, translating into MDMEIIAQECYGSEQNVCVVNNEGILVARKVLSNTTRSSIATSVKKFFVSAFLPQGYPDSVSKDYLQYQLWDTLQAFCSSITGTLATQAVLKGYGVGDKTATAAAATITWMVKDGTEHNLTVMQNAGGVAGGATRAALTLHQARRDNMADVSAKDGSQETLVNLMALVAGFIITPLVADNQMLVWILFSIFTSLHLLSNYKAVSTVVMETINLPRFYILLNNYLRNNDILSPDEVAKLDPVLSRPGYTSSINIGVPLTYAVKSHDDFAYAMSPNLFKTTYIIGYNKTTRTVNIVLHKGISDQDIRKSCFHALLLDTLMHNHKQTEKFTTEIQSRIFGINMHTNVWNIINDTKKFVDDIYLSFEKGLEAKGWDLSRCHLGLDEWRIEWNKKTL; encoded by the exons ATGGACATGGAGATAATTGCACAAGAATGCTACGGTTCTGAACAAAATGTATGCGTTGTAAACAATGAAGGGATACTTGTTGCCAGAAAGGTATTATCTAACACAACAAGGTCTTCAATCGCTACATCTGTAAAGAAATTTTTCGTG AGTGCTTTTCTACCACAAGGATACCCTGATAGTGTGAGCAAGGATTATTTACAATATCAGCTTTGGGACACTTTACAG GCATTTTGCTCTTCTATCACCGGTACTCTAGCGACACAAGCTGTATTGAAGGGATATGGAGTGGGTGATAAAACAGCTACCGCAGCCGCGGCTACTATTACATGGATGGTAAAAGATGGCACAG AACACAACTTGACTGTGATGCAAAACGCTGGCG GTGTTGCAGGTGGTGCTACAAGAGCAGCTTTAACGTTGCATCAAGCAAGACGTGACAATATGGCTGATGTGTCTGCCAAGGATGGAAGTCAG GAAACACTTGTTAATCTCATGGCGCTTGTTGCAGGTTTCATAATCACACCTCTAGTTGCAGATAATCAAAT GTTGGTTTGGATTTTGTTCTCTATCTTTACATCTCTTCACCTGCTGTCCAATTATAAAGCAGTTTCTACTGTTGTCATGGAAACAATAAATTTGCCCAGATTTTATATACTTCTTAACAATTACTTGAGAAACAATGACATCCTATCACCAGACGAAGTTGCAAAGTTGGACCCTGTACTTAGCC GTCCGGGTTATACTAGCAGTATAAATATCGGTGTTCCTTTAACATATGCAGTTAAAAG CCATGATGATTTTGCATATGCCATGTCGCCCAATTTATTCAAAACAACATACATTATAGgatacaacaaaacaacaa GAACTGTTAATATCGTGTTGCATAAAGGTATTAGTGATCAAGATATACGAAAAAGTTGTTTTCATGCATTGCTTTTAGACACACTCATGCATAATCATAAACAG ACTGAAAAATTTACGACAGAAATTCAAAGCAGAATTTTCG GTATAAACATGCACACAAATGTATGGAACATAATTAATGATACAAAAAAGTTTGTGGAtgatatttatctaagttttgaGAAAGGTTTAGAAGCAAAAGGTTGGGACCTATCACGATGCCATTTGGGGCTTGATGAATGGAGAATTGAATGGAACAAGAAAACATTGTAA